The proteins below come from a single Microcoleus sp. FACHB-831 genomic window:
- a CDS encoding YihY/virulence factor BrkB family protein, whose translation MRSPRFVRFFQHLNWATLKTIFQQAGQRRLMGLSAEMAYNAMLALFPAILAVLTAIGLFQSPKSAFEGIAAKLSEVAPQEVLFLIEGFVQEISLSHNQGLFSISFIAAIWASSGALSAAMTALDQIHEIPQSQVRPFWKAKLVSLALTIGTIVLLITASFVVFISDLIVQLLVRESGFWEVLSFWRLLSWPLALGIVSIASGFVYRYGPSRWVPGTPIMPGAILAAVLWAIVSAGFRLYVANFGNYNRAYGAVGAVIVLMLWLYVTSLVLLIGDQLNVTVGDTMRHKTKGKKEASKPIEITKSTD comes from the coding sequence ATGCGATCGCCCCGCTTTGTCCGTTTTTTTCAACACCTCAACTGGGCAACCCTAAAGACAATTTTCCAGCAGGCTGGCCAACGGCGGTTAATGGGCTTATCTGCTGAAATGGCCTACAACGCCATGTTAGCGTTGTTTCCAGCGATTTTAGCGGTTCTTACTGCCATCGGTTTATTTCAGTCTCCAAAATCGGCCTTTGAAGGAATCGCCGCTAAACTGAGCGAGGTTGCACCCCAAGAAGTGCTGTTTTTAATTGAAGGTTTTGTCCAAGAAATCAGCCTATCGCACAATCAAGGGCTGTTCTCCATCAGCTTTATTGCCGCTATCTGGGCATCCTCTGGGGCGCTGAGTGCGGCGATGACTGCTCTCGACCAAATCCATGAAATTCCCCAATCACAGGTGCGACCGTTTTGGAAAGCTAAGTTAGTCTCTCTCGCCCTAACGATTGGCACGATTGTCTTACTGATTACAGCTTCATTTGTGGTATTTATCAGCGACCTGATCGTGCAACTCCTGGTTCGCGAAAGTGGGTTTTGGGAAGTATTGAGCTTTTGGCGTCTTTTAAGCTGGCCCCTAGCTTTGGGAATTGTTTCAATCGCCAGTGGCTTTGTCTATCGCTACGGGCCAAGTCGTTGGGTTCCTGGTACGCCAATTATGCCAGGAGCAATTTTGGCGGCGGTGTTGTGGGCGATAGTATCAGCTGGCTTTAGGCTTTATGTTGCCAACTTCGGCAATTACAACAGAGCTTATGGCGCTGTGGGTGCTGTAATCGTTTTAATGTTGTGGTTGTACGTTACTTCTTTGGTACTTCTGATTGGCGACCAATTAAATGTTACGGTGGGAGATACAATGCGACACAAAACTAAGGGTAAAAAAGAAGCTTCTAAACCCATAGAGATAACAAAATCAACAGACTAA
- a CDS encoding vitamin K epoxide reductase family protein, whose product MSRRRSTPWIQRWSRQIIGAIAIAGALLTAYLTIVKLTGGTAACLASAASSGGSSCNDVLSSKYATVFGLPLSLFGLLAYISMAAFALAPLVIKSENNKQLRANLENWTWLLLFAGATSMTIFSGYLMYLLAFQIKSFCLYCFASAFFSLSLLVLTLIGRAWEDLGQLLFTGIVVGMVALIATLGIYASANAPVGKSQIPPISGDPTPGVGWPITTTSGESEIALAAHLKQTGAKMYGAYWCPHCHEQKELFGKDAFKQIVYIECADAKIPQKQSDACRQAGVQSYPTWEINGKLDPGVEAPETLAELSGYQGSRNFQYSLSNR is encoded by the coding sequence ATGAGCCGCCGACGTTCTACTCCCTGGATTCAACGCTGGTCTCGACAGATAATAGGCGCGATCGCGATCGCAGGTGCCTTGTTAACAGCTTATCTAACCATTGTTAAGCTAACCGGAGGCACAGCTGCCTGCCTAGCCAGTGCTGCATCATCGGGAGGTTCCAGTTGCAATGATGTCCTTTCGAGCAAATACGCCACCGTTTTTGGTTTGCCTCTATCCTTATTTGGGCTTCTGGCCTATATAAGCATGGCAGCTTTCGCCTTAGCTCCTTTGGTTATCAAGTCAGAAAACAACAAACAACTGCGTGCCAATTTAGAAAACTGGACATGGCTGCTGCTGTTTGCTGGTGCTACATCAATGACCATCTTCAGCGGCTACTTGATGTATCTGCTGGCGTTTCAAATCAAATCTTTCTGTCTCTATTGCTTCGCCTCTGCTTTCTTCTCTTTGAGCCTGCTTGTACTAACACTAATAGGCCGTGCTTGGGAAGATTTAGGGCAATTATTATTCACTGGGATTGTTGTCGGAATGGTAGCGCTTATTGCCACTCTGGGCATTTATGCCAGCGCTAATGCACCCGTCGGCAAGAGCCAGATACCGCCTATATCGGGCGATCCCACACCTGGAGTAGGCTGGCCAATTACCACCACATCTGGAGAGTCAGAAATAGCTCTGGCCGCTCATTTAAAACAGACTGGAGCCAAGATGTACGGTGCTTACTGGTGCCCTCACTGCCACGAGCAAAAGGAGCTTTTTGGTAAAGATGCCTTTAAGCAGATCGTTTACATAGAGTGTGCTGACGCCAAAATTCCGCAGAAGCAGTCAGACGCCTGTCGTCAGGCTGGCGTTCAAAGCTATCCTACTTGGGAAATCAACGGTAAATTAGATCCTGGTGTCGAAGCTCCGGAGACACTGGCTGAATTATCCGGTTACCAAGGCTCGCGCAACTTCCAGTATTCACTTTCTAATCGTTAA
- a CDS encoding CHASE2 domain-containing protein: MPKENLWARLKQWVQQERRVLITASGVAGCVIILRMAGLLQLAEWAAVDQVFRLRPLEKIDERIVIVEINETDLKKIKKWPIPDGVMAELLNKLDTFKPRAIGLDIYRDLPVQPGHDEFVKASKSIPNVVGIELIKNTESIDVPPPPVLNELKQIGFNNVVIDADNKVRRSLLYWHVNGKTHTSLALKLASIYLKAEGITPKAARVNPKYLQLGKAVFRAFKPNDGAYVRADSSGYQVLANFRRNGGFRTVSLTDVLAGNVDANLIRDRIVLIGSTAPSLKDFFYTPSTSNLIQVVQPMSGVELHAHFVSQILSAALDGRPLINIWPELTEALWIWAWSWLGASLSWRCRFPRKSAFSILLVGTVLVIGSYAAFIFGWWIPLVPPTIALAGSGIAIMGYLAHLEEEGKRSKEFLQKVINTIADPIFVKDREHHWIILNRAYCKFIGYAYAELIDKSDYDVFPKHEADVFRQQNELVFRSGEEQENEEEFTDAWGNTHVIATKRSLHKDSAGNLFLVGVIRDMTERKRMEEDLKRTAEELIRSNTELKISEDRLRYLAYHDQLTGLPNRKHFHESIIQSIEWAASNKQLVALLFLDLDGFKDVNDTRGHDMGDLLLKVVAKRLTGCLRGSDTVSRLGGDEFTVILPGIPKPEDAAIVAEKIVRTLAKVFILEGHSIYISVSIGISIYPLDGENMDTLMKNADSAMYRAKQLGRNQFYHLHS; encoded by the coding sequence ATGCCAAAAGAAAATTTATGGGCAAGATTGAAGCAATGGGTGCAGCAAGAGCGCAGAGTGCTAATTACTGCTTCAGGCGTTGCAGGCTGCGTAATTATACTGCGAATGGCTGGGCTGTTGCAGTTAGCAGAGTGGGCAGCGGTTGACCAGGTTTTTCGTCTGCGTCCCCTAGAAAAAATTGATGAGCGGATAGTTATTGTCGAGATTAATGAAACCGATCTAAAGAAGATAAAAAAATGGCCGATTCCCGATGGAGTCATGGCTGAACTGCTGAATAAATTAGATACTTTCAAGCCTAGAGCCATCGGGTTAGACATTTATCGCGATCTGCCAGTTCAACCTGGTCATGATGAATTCGTTAAGGCTTCTAAATCCATCCCTAATGTAGTTGGAATTGAGCTAATTAAGAATACAGAAAGCATAGATGTTCCACCACCGCCTGTATTGAACGAGCTGAAACAGATCGGGTTTAATAATGTGGTGATCGATGCCGATAACAAGGTGCGCCGCAGTTTGCTGTATTGGCACGTAAATGGCAAAACGCATACAAGTTTGGCACTCAAGCTGGCTTCGATTTATCTAAAAGCAGAAGGAATTACTCCCAAAGCGGCGCGGGTTAATCCGAAGTATTTGCAGTTGGGTAAAGCCGTTTTTAGAGCCTTTAAACCAAATGACGGCGCTTATGTGCGTGCTGATAGCAGCGGCTACCAGGTTTTGGCAAACTTTCGCCGAAATGGTGGTTTTCGTACAGTGTCGTTGACAGATGTTTTGGCAGGGAATGTGGACGCAAATTTGATACGCGATCGCATTGTTCTGATTGGTTCAACTGCACCCAGCCTCAAGGATTTTTTCTACACTCCTAGTACTAGCAACCTCATCCAAGTCGTCCAGCCTATGTCTGGCGTTGAATTGCATGCTCATTTTGTCTCTCAAATCTTGAGCGCAGCACTTGACGGACGACCCTTAATTAATATTTGGCCTGAACTAACAGAAGCATTGTGGATTTGGGCTTGGTCGTGGCTTGGTGCTAGCCTCAGTTGGCGTTGTCGTTTCCCTAGAAAGTCGGCTTTTAGTATCCTTTTGGTCGGTACTGTGCTGGTTATCGGTTCTTACGCCGCGTTCATTTTTGGTTGGTGGATACCCCTCGTCCCTCCCACTATTGCTCTAGCTGGTTCGGGTATTGCAATTATGGGTTATCTAGCTCATTTGGAGGAGGAGGGGAAACGCTCTAAAGAGTTTTTGCAAAAAGTTATTAATACTATAGCCGATCCAATTTTTGTTAAAGACAGAGAACATCACTGGATTATCTTGAACAGAGCTTATTGTAAATTTATCGGCTATGCTTATGCAGAGTTAATTGATAAGTCAGATTATGATGTTTTTCCTAAACACGAAGCTGATGTTTTTAGACAGCAAAATGAGCTAGTTTTTAGAAGTGGTGAAGAACAGGAAAACGAGGAAGAATTTACAGATGCGTGGGGAAATACTCATGTAATAGCTACTAAGCGATCGCTCCATAAAGACTCTGCTGGTAATCTCTTCCTTGTCGGCGTTATCCGCGACATGACAGAACGCAAGCGGATGGAAGAAGATCTGAAGAGAACAGCAGAAGAGTTAATCCGTTCTAACACAGAATTAAAAATTTCAGAAGATCGGTTGCGTTATCTCGCTTACCACGATCAGCTCACAGGTCTACCCAATCGCAAACACTTCCACGAAAGCATTATTCAGTCTATCGAATGGGCTGCTAGCAATAAACAACTGGTGGCGTTGCTGTTTCTCGATCTAGATGGTTTTAAAGATGTTAATGACACTCGTGGTCATGATATGGGCGACCTTTTGCTTAAAGTAGTTGCCAAGAGGCTAACTGGTTGCTTGCGCGGTAGCGATACAGTTTCGCGGTTAGGCGGCGATGAGTTTACCGTGATTCTTCCAGGAATTCCAAAACCGGAAGATGCCGCAATAGTTGCAGAAAAAATTGTCAGGACGCTGGCTAAGGTTTTTATCCTAGAAGGACATAGTATTTATATCAGTGTAAGTATTGGTATTAGCATCTATCCTCTCGATGGCGAGAATATGGATACTTTAATGAAGAATGCGGACTCGGCCATGTATCGTGCGAAGCAATTAGGCCGCAATCAATTTTACCATCTTCATAGTTAA
- the rimO gene encoding 30S ribosomal protein S12 methylthiotransferase RimO: MGTKPTVAISHLGCEKNRIDTEHMLGLLVEAGYQVDSDEELADYVIVNTCSFIEAARAESVRTLVELAEADKKIVITGCMAQHFQDQLLEEIPEAVALVGTGDYNKIVDVIQRVEAGERVKQVSAEPTYIADETTPRYRTTSEAVAYLRVAEGCDYKCAFCIIPMLRGKQRSRSIESIVTEAQHLADEGVQELILISQITTNYGLDLYGEPKLAELLKALGKVDIPWIRMHYAYPTGLTPRVIEAMQETQNVLPYLDLPLQHSHPEILRAMNRPWQGQVNDEIIYRIKTALPDAILRTTFIVGFPGETDEHFEHLLQFVQRHEFDHVGVFTFSPEEETPSYKLPNQLPQEVMDWRRDALMQVQQPISLKKNQAEVGKVTEVLIEQEHPETGELLGRSARFAPEVDGWVYVQGQATLGSIVPVEITRADIYDLYGHVAAN; this comes from the coding sequence ATGGGCACAAAGCCAACCGTTGCGATTTCCCACTTGGGATGCGAGAAAAACCGTATTGACACCGAACATATGCTAGGTCTGCTGGTAGAAGCAGGCTACCAGGTCGATTCTGATGAAGAATTGGCAGATTATGTTATAGTTAATACGTGTAGTTTTATTGAGGCCGCAAGGGCAGAGTCCGTCCGTACCCTGGTAGAACTGGCGGAAGCAGATAAAAAAATAGTCATTACCGGGTGTATGGCGCAGCACTTCCAGGATCAGCTGCTAGAAGAAATACCAGAAGCAGTAGCTTTGGTAGGAACAGGCGACTATAATAAAATCGTCGATGTGATTCAACGGGTAGAAGCCGGAGAGCGGGTAAAGCAAGTTTCAGCTGAACCGACCTACATTGCCGATGAAACGACGCCGCGATACCGAACAACTTCAGAGGCGGTAGCTTACCTGCGGGTGGCAGAGGGATGTGATTACAAATGTGCCTTCTGTATCATCCCAATGCTAAGAGGCAAACAGCGCTCCCGCTCCATAGAATCCATAGTGACAGAAGCCCAGCATCTGGCAGATGAAGGCGTCCAAGAGCTAATATTAATCTCCCAGATAACAACAAACTACGGCCTCGACCTGTACGGTGAACCAAAACTGGCAGAACTACTAAAGGCGCTGGGAAAAGTAGATATCCCTTGGATTCGGATGCACTACGCATATCCCACCGGCCTTACTCCCAGAGTCATCGAAGCAATGCAGGAGACGCAAAATGTATTACCATATCTAGACTTACCCCTACAACACTCTCATCCAGAAATTCTCCGCGCTATGAATCGGCCCTGGCAGGGGCAGGTAAACGACGAGATTATTTACAGGATAAAGACAGCGCTGCCCGATGCGATCCTGCGAACCACCTTTATTGTGGGATTCCCAGGGGAAACAGATGAACATTTTGAACACCTGCTGCAATTCGTTCAGCGCCACGAGTTCGACCATGTAGGAGTATTCACCTTCTCTCCAGAAGAAGAAACCCCTTCGTACAAATTGCCTAATCAGCTACCCCAAGAAGTCATGGACTGGCGCCGGGACGCCCTGATGCAAGTCCAACAACCAATCTCGCTGAAGAAAAATCAAGCCGAGGTAGGTAAAGTCACGGAAGTGTTGATCGAGCAAGAACATCCGGAGACAGGAGAATTGCTGGGACGCTCAGCGCGGTTTGCCCCAGAGGTGGATGGCTGGGTTTACGTGCAAGGACAAGCCACTCTGGGGTCGATAGTCCCGGTAGAGATTACTAGGGCAGACATTTACGACCTCTACGGTCATGTAGCGGCGAATTAG
- a CDS encoding alpha/beta fold hydrolase has translation MFRSDWWQETFPKGRQTITITDAWGYPARIAYGEKGTGKPLFLVHGVASWSYRWRHSINALSQQFRVICFDAKGGGFSEKPSYEEKPGHQVVELARIIQALCDEPAIVVAESLGALVAMAAAEEYPELFARLVLINVPIFPQKLPFWGMQLLADVPLDLIRIVDNLRLAQLFAPLVREVVALGRGEIVVDPTQITAEDVYWITYPYIEMQNTLTKTSENFQHAAREIKRLVDNEPNLIRKVQDNLSAIACPTLILWGDQDKWFPVSDGEKLQTRLPNSKLKVIPNCGHDAAANSPDAVNAAIIEFLDDTDKAKLG, from the coding sequence ATGTTTAGATCTGATTGGTGGCAAGAGACATTTCCCAAAGGGCGTCAAACAATTACAATTACCGACGCCTGGGGATACCCCGCAAGAATTGCTTACGGCGAAAAAGGTACGGGTAAACCGTTATTTTTGGTGCATGGAGTAGCGAGTTGGAGTTACCGGTGGCGTCACTCTATTAATGCGTTATCCCAACAGTTTCGAGTAATTTGTTTTGATGCAAAGGGAGGCGGTTTTTCCGAAAAGCCTAGCTATGAAGAAAAACCAGGTCATCAAGTTGTTGAGTTGGCGCGGATAATCCAGGCATTGTGCGATGAACCTGCTATTGTGGTGGCAGAATCACTAGGGGCGCTGGTGGCGATGGCTGCGGCTGAGGAATATCCAGAATTATTCGCCAGATTAGTATTGATCAACGTACCGATTTTTCCACAAAAACTGCCATTTTGGGGTATGCAATTGTTGGCAGATGTGCCCCTCGATCTGATTCGGATTGTGGATAATTTGCGGCTGGCACAATTATTTGCACCATTGGTTAGGGAAGTTGTGGCGTTAGGGCGTGGTGAGATTGTTGTAGATCCGACACAGATAACAGCAGAAGACGTGTATTGGATTACTTATCCATACATTGAAATGCAAAATACTTTAACGAAAACTAGCGAAAATTTTCAACACGCGGCGCGTGAAATTAAGCGTTTGGTAGATAATGAACCGAATCTTATTCGCAAGGTGCAAGATAATTTAAGCGCGATCGCTTGTCCTACTTTAATTTTATGGGGCGACCAAGATAAATGGTTTCCTGTCAGCGATGGCGAGAAACTACAGACACGCTTACCCAATTCTAAGTTAAAGGTTATTCCAAATTGCGGACACGATGCGGCGGCGAATAGTCCAGATGCAGTTAATGCAGCAATAATTGAGTTTTTGGACGATACAGATAAAGCCAAGTTAGGCTAA
- a CDS encoding DEAD/DEAH box helicase translates to MTLSFNSLGLSEARVSQLEKLGLTIPTQIQAQAIPHLLAGRDVVGKSQTGTGKTAAFSLPILEQIDVKKPAVQALILTPTRELAQQVNEAIRSFSDDRRLGILTIYGGQSIERQMQRLRQGVQIVVGTPGRVIDLLDRKSLNLDQVNWLVLDEADEMLSMGFIDDVEKILSQVPPERQTAFFSATMPRSIQELIAKFLRSPVTVTVEQPKAAPSQINQVIYQVPRGWTKSRALQPILELEDPESALIFVRTRRTAAELTNQLQASGHSVDEYHGDLNQQARERLLMRFRQHQVRWVVATDIAARGLDVDHLTHVINYDLPDSVESYIHRIGRTGRAGKTGTAISLIQPMDRRKLQMIERRVRQMLKVRTIPTRAQIEARWLEKLEAEVREALTGERMASFLPIVRELSEEYDPHAIAAAALQMVYDQTRPAWMQTDWEPTAEETAGGNKPKPIKRVITTKPTFQDTNEDRGIKKIEARN, encoded by the coding sequence ATGACCCTTTCGTTCAATAGCCTGGGCCTTTCTGAAGCTCGCGTTAGCCAGCTAGAAAAGTTAGGTCTCACAATCCCTACTCAAATTCAAGCCCAAGCGATTCCACATCTGCTGGCTGGACGCGATGTAGTGGGGAAATCACAAACAGGAACAGGCAAAACAGCCGCTTTCTCCCTGCCAATTTTGGAGCAGATAGATGTTAAAAAGCCTGCTGTTCAAGCCCTAATTCTGACGCCCACGCGGGAACTAGCCCAACAAGTAAACGAAGCTATCCGTAGCTTCAGCGACGATCGCCGATTGGGAATATTGACTATATATGGCGGTCAATCTATCGAGCGGCAAATGCAGCGCCTGAGACAGGGCGTTCAGATTGTAGTGGGAACGCCCGGACGAGTGATAGATTTGCTCGATCGCAAGAGTCTCAATCTCGATCAAGTAAACTGGCTGGTACTGGATGAAGCCGATGAAATGTTGAGCATGGGCTTTATCGATGATGTAGAGAAAATCCTCAGCCAAGTGCCACCAGAGCGGCAAACGGCTTTTTTCTCGGCAACCATGCCGCGCTCGATTCAGGAGTTGATCGCCAAGTTCCTGCGATCGCCCGTCACAGTTACAGTCGAACAACCCAAAGCGGCTCCATCTCAGATTAACCAGGTCATCTACCAAGTGCCTCGCGGTTGGACAAAATCACGAGCCTTGCAACCCATCCTGGAACTGGAAGACCCCGAATCAGCCCTGATATTCGTGCGGACGCGACGCACTGCTGCGGAACTGACCAACCAACTGCAAGCATCAGGCCACAGCGTAGACGAGTATCACGGCGATCTCAATCAACAAGCACGGGAACGGCTGTTGATGCGCTTCCGCCAACACCAAGTACGCTGGGTTGTCGCTACCGATATTGCAGCACGGGGTTTGGATGTTGACCACCTAACCCACGTAATCAACTACGACTTGCCCGATAGCGTGGAAAGCTACATCCACCGGATTGGCCGCACGGGTCGCGCTGGAAAGACAGGAACAGCAATTTCCCTGATTCAACCAATGGATCGGCGCAAGTTGCAGATGATTGAGCGCCGAGTTCGCCAAATGCTGAAAGTGCGTACAATCCCAACCCGCGCCCAAATTGAAGCGCGGTGGTTGGAGAAACTAGAAGCGGAAGTGCGCGAAGCTTTAACTGGCGAGCGTATGGCATCATTCTTGCCGATCGTGCGCGAGTTGAGCGAGGAATACGATCCTCACGCGATCGCCGCGGCAGCTTTACAAATGGTGTATGACCAAACTCGCCCAGCCTGGATGCAAACCGACTGGGAACCCACAGCCGAAGAAACGGCGGGCGGCAACAAGCCGAAGCCGATCAAGCGAGTCATTACCACCAAGCCGACTTTTCAGGACACCAACGAAGATCGGGGAATCAAAAAGATAGAAGCCAGAAATTAG
- the thrC gene encoding threonine synthase — translation MPSAPSIPLAPSRSQSWPGLIEAYRSYLPVTETTPVVTLLEGNTPLIPVPAIAQIIGKGVRVFVKYDGLNPTGSFKDRGMTMAISKAKEAGAKAVICASTGNTSAAAAAYARRGGMRAFVLIPDGYVALGKLAQALLYGAEVLAIRGNFDQALEIVREMAESYPVTLVNSVNPYRLEGQKTAAFEIVDAMGNAPDWLCIPVGNAGNITAYWMGFCQYHQEGKCDRLPRMMGFQAAGAAPLVSGIAVPHPETLATAIRIGNPANWEKAIATQHASQGQFAPVTDEEILEAYRLLASQEGVFCEPASAASVAGLLKVKDQVPTGATVVCVLTGNGLKDPDTAIKHSQNTFKQGVEPTLEAVASAMGF, via the coding sequence ATGCCTTCTGCGCCCTCTATTCCTCTGGCTCCCTCTCGCTCTCAGTCTTGGCCCGGTTTAATCGAAGCATACCGTAGCTATCTACCAGTGACGGAAACAACACCAGTTGTAACGTTGCTCGAAGGTAACACCCCCCTGATACCAGTTCCGGCGATCGCGCAAATAATTGGTAAAGGGGTGCGCGTGTTTGTAAAATACGATGGCCTCAACCCGACTGGTAGCTTTAAAGATCGGGGGATGACTATGGCGATTTCCAAAGCTAAGGAAGCTGGAGCAAAAGCAGTCATCTGTGCCAGTACGGGCAATACTTCAGCAGCAGCAGCAGCTTACGCCAGACGCGGCGGAATGCGAGCGTTTGTCCTCATTCCCGATGGATATGTGGCGCTGGGTAAGTTGGCGCAAGCGTTGCTTTACGGAGCAGAAGTTCTAGCTATTAGGGGTAATTTTGACCAAGCGCTAGAAATCGTGCGGGAAATGGCGGAAAGTTATCCGGTGACGCTGGTTAACTCTGTAAATCCCTATCGGTTGGAGGGACAAAAGACGGCTGCGTTTGAAATTGTGGACGCAATGGGGAACGCTCCCGATTGGCTGTGCATACCTGTGGGTAATGCCGGAAATATAACAGCATACTGGATGGGATTTTGTCAATACCATCAAGAAGGGAAATGCGATCGCTTGCCCCGGATGATGGGATTTCAAGCGGCGGGTGCAGCGCCGTTAGTTAGCGGGATTGCAGTACCGCATCCAGAGACATTGGCGACAGCGATTCGGATTGGAAATCCGGCGAATTGGGAGAAAGCGATCGCTACTCAACACGCAAGTCAGGGACAGTTCGCACCAGTCACCGATGAAGAAATTTTAGAAGCTTATAGACTGTTAGCATCTCAAGAAGGTGTTTTCTGCGAACCTGCTAGTGCGGCTTCTGTCGCGGGTTTGCTGAAGGTAAAAGACCAAGTTCCTACAGGTGCTACTGTCGTTTGCGTCCTTACTGGGAATGGTTTGAAAGACCCAGATACCGCAATTAAACATAGCCAAAATACATTTAAGCAGGGCGTTGAGCCAACGCTTGAAGCAGTGGCTAGCGCGATGGGATTTTAG
- the btpA gene encoding photosystem I biogenesis protein BtpA — MDLNKIFNTKNPIIGVVHLLPLPTSPRWGGSLKAVIDRAEQEAAALAAGGVDGMIIENFFDAPFSKDRVDPAVVSAMTLVVQRLMNLVTLPVGINVLRNDAQSALAIATCVRASFIRVNVLTGIMATDQGLIEGQAHQLLRYRRELGSDVKILADVLVKHARPLGSPNLTTAVQETIERGLADGVILSGWATGSPPTLEDLELATAAARGTPVFIGSGASWENISTLMQAADGVIVSSSLKRHGRIEQPIDPIRVHTFVEATRRSLEALANPQPVSEQALRSQESGVRN, encoded by the coding sequence GTGGACTTAAATAAAATCTTCAACACAAAAAATCCCATCATTGGTGTAGTTCATTTACTACCGCTGCCAACTTCCCCCCGTTGGGGAGGTAGCCTGAAAGCAGTAATCGACAGAGCTGAACAGGAGGCGGCGGCGCTGGCGGCGGGTGGCGTAGATGGAATGATTATTGAAAATTTCTTCGATGCGCCGTTTAGTAAGGATCGAGTAGATCCCGCTGTAGTAAGTGCCATGACGCTGGTTGTACAGCGGCTGATGAATCTGGTGACGCTGCCAGTGGGGATAAATGTATTGCGAAATGATGCCCAAAGCGCTCTAGCGATCGCCACCTGCGTCAGAGCTTCCTTTATCCGCGTCAACGTCCTCACGGGGATTATGGCAACAGATCAAGGACTGATTGAGGGACAAGCTCATCAACTCCTACGCTACCGCCGGGAACTGGGCAGCGATGTCAAAATTTTGGCAGATGTCTTGGTAAAACACGCCAGACCTCTGGGTTCCCCCAACCTGACCACAGCCGTGCAAGAGACAATAGAGCGGGGCTTGGCAGATGGAGTAATTCTATCGGGCTGGGCAACGGGTAGCCCCCCAACGTTGGAAGACTTGGAGCTAGCCACTGCTGCTGCTAGAGGCACGCCTGTTTTTATCGGCAGCGGTGCCAGCTGGGAAAATATTTCTACCCTCATGCAGGCGGCAGACGGAGTAATTGTTTCTAGTTCTCTCAAGCGACACGGGCGAATTGAGCAACCAATCGATCCAATTCGCGTACATACATTTGTGGAAGCCACGCGACGTTCTCTAGAAGCGTTGGCAAACCCTCAACCTGTGTCCGAACAAGCACTTAGGAGTCAGGAGTCAGGAGTTAGGAATTAG
- a CDS encoding DUF4112 domain-containing protein has product MSQSSPQPSPQPAEAKAARLDRLRKLSHLLDNAIAIPGTNYRVGLDPLLGMLPIAGDYLGSAFSAYIVLEAALMGLPRQSLLRMVLNIIFETIAGAVPIVGDIFDVTWKANARNMAMLETHMASPQASEKADWWFLAMLFGGLMLVVTLMTAIGVIILTLLWRLISGG; this is encoded by the coding sequence ATGTCCCAGTCTAGTCCCCAGCCATCTCCCCAACCAGCAGAAGCCAAGGCAGCTAGGCTGGATCGCCTCCGCAAGCTTAGTCATTTGTTGGATAACGCGATCGCCATTCCCGGTACTAACTATCGGGTTGGACTTGACCCCCTGTTGGGAATGCTGCCCATTGCTGGCGATTACCTGGGAAGTGCGTTTTCAGCATATATTGTCCTCGAAGCGGCGTTGATGGGCTTACCTCGACAAAGCTTGCTCAGAATGGTGTTGAATATCATCTTCGAGACCATAGCAGGCGCCGTACCCATCGTGGGAGATATTTTTGACGTGACTTGGAAAGCCAATGCCAGAAATATGGCTATGCTGGAAACTCACATGGCTTCTCCTCAAGCGAGTGAAAAGGCAGATTGGTGGTTCCTCGCCATGCTGTTCGGTGGGTTGATGCTGGTGGTGACTTTAATGACAGCCATCGGCGTGATTATTCTTACTTTGCTTTGGCGACTCATAAGCGGCGGCTGA